GGCAAAGGTTGCGATCAGTTCCAGAAAGCTGCGATCAGCGGACGCTGGAAAATGAGTCAGGTCGCGGATCGATTTTGTCACCAGGTCTTCGGCGGTTTCTAAAGCCGAACGGATACCTTCCTGAACTGCCTCAACTTCGCACAACGATTCTCGATCGTTCGCGCCGTTACGGAAAAGAGTTTCCGGCGACGCCAACTGACACGCTCGCAGCAGCGGCAGCGTCAAACGGCCGTTTTGCAAATCGTTGCCTGCGTCTTTGCCGGTCTCTGCTGTGGTTTGGGTCAGGTCCAGAACATCATCCGCAATCTGGAAAGCCATTCCCAGCCGCATACCAAAGCGCCGAGCCGCCTTTTGTTGTGCGGTGTTGCCGTCAGCCGTTCGAGCACCCAGCAGGCAGCTGAGGCCAAATAGCTGGCCGGTCTTATCGCGAATGATGCGGAAGTAGTCCGTTTCCGTTGTCGATCCGTCAACACGAATGGCCGACTGGTTTAATTCGCCTTCGCACGTGCGGTCGGTGGCCAGTCCGATTAGTCGGCAGGCTTCTGCGTCGCCGGTTGATGCTGCGAGGTGAAAGGACTTCGAGAACAAATAGTCTCCCAGCAGGACGCTGGTTTCTGTGTTCCATCGGCGATGGACAGTTGTGACGTGACGGCGAGTTTCCGCTTCGTCGATCACGTCATCATGCACCAATGTGGCAAGATGAATCATTTCGACGGACGCCGCCAGCATCGCGGCATTTCGATCTGCGCGGCCGGAAATCATCCGACTGGTCAGAAGCAGCAACATGGGCCGAATCTGCTTGCCCTGGAATCGGGATACGTGCTGAGTGACGTCGCTGACGAAACTGCTGCGAGTTTCCAGCTTGCGCCGCATGACTTCGTTAACCGCCTGCAGGTCGCCTTGCAGATGTTCCAGCAGTTGTTTTTTCAGGTCGCTCGCGCTAAGCGTTGACGCGTTCATCGTCCGTGTTCCGTCCGTTGCCGTGTTACGGGTCAGTGGATTTTGCAAAACCGCCGACCGTATCACGATGTGCCGAGCGAACCTGAGGATTGCAGTCCTCGACTCGCCTTTTCTTAGTTGTGTCGAATAAAATGTCCACTCTTCCCGCCCGATTTCTCCAACAACCGCACGTGCGAAATCTCGATCGCCCGGTCAATCGCTTTGCACATATCGTAGACCGTTAAAGCGGCGACGCTCACGGCTGTGAGAGCTTCCATTTCCACGCCCGTTTTCCCGGCGACGCGTACCGTACTCTTGATGTGCAGTGACTTTTCGTCGAGGAACGAGAACTCAATACTTGCGGAATCGAGGCCCAACGAATGGCAGAGCGGAATCAGTTCGTCGGTGCGTTTGGTCGCCATGATCCCGGCCAGTCGAGCCACCTCAAGGACGTCGCCCTTTGAGATTTCCTTCTGGCGAATGATCCGCAAAGTTTCTGGTCGCATGAACACGGTGGCTTCTGCTTTGGCCATCCGATCGGAAACCGGCTTCGCCGAAACGTCCACCATCCGGCTCGCCCCGTCATCGTCAAAATGAGTCAGGCTGGTCATGCGATCTACTCGCCTTCCTTGCCGTGACTGCCGTCTTTGGCAGTCTTTAATCCGGCCATAAACTCGACCAGATCCCGCACGTCTTCGCGACTCAACGCCTTGGTGATATCGGACGGCATGCCGCTTTGGCCTTTCGCTCGTTCGTCGATGTCGTCCGTCGCTACGGTGATGATCGCTCCCTTGGGCGTCATCAGCTTCACGACATCAGCTGTTTCTTCCTTGATGATGCCCGAATGGATACGTCCGTTGATGTCGACAATGATTGTCGTTTCGAAGCCTTTGGCAATCTTGGCGTTGGGGTCGACGATCGCTTCCAGCAGATAGGTACGGTCCTTGTCTTTGGCGACGGCAGAAAGATCGGGCCCCACGTCGGCTCCTTCGCCATTCACCTTGTGACAGCGACGGCACGACGCGGCGGCTCGGCCAAAGAACACCGTGCGACCGCGTTCCGCATTGCCACCTTCCAGACACTCATTCCATTCGGCCACTTTTGTGCCGATCATCTTTTGGTCCATACGGAAATTGTTGACCAGCTTAGTCAACTTATCGCTGCCAACAGCTTCTGAAGCCTGCAGCAGATCCAGAGCGACCGCTTTAGGAAGCATGTTTTTGTTGTACGCGTCGAAGGCTGACGCCAGGACCTCTGCAGTGGCCGGTGTGTTAATCTGCCCCAACAGCCGCAGCGCGGTTTGTTTGGCTTTGACGCTGCCAACGTCCAGTGTCGACTTCAACGCGGGAACGGCATCTTCCGGGCGTCGTTCGGCTAACAGTTCCAGCGAGGCGACGCGAATGGCTTCCGACATATCGCCTCGCCCTTTGTTCAATAGCGAATCGATATCGGCTTCCAGATTCGCCAACGCCTTAAACGCTGCCACTCGCGTATTTTCTTCTGCAGCGTCGTCGGCCAGCATTTCTTTCAACGTTGGGATCACATCCTTCAGGCCCAGCATCGCGGCGACTTCAATCGCGGTCTGCCGAACTTCTTTCGGCCCTGCCAGCATGCCGGCAAGATGAGGCCGAACGACTTCGTCCAAGCCAGAAACTTCTCGCTGAGGCAGCGGACGCCAACGGCCGTTAACGGTGTCGGTCTGTTGAGGATTGTTCCATGTTTTTAGCATCTCGGCAGCGACGGCGCGCATGCTGTCGTCGGTTGTGCCATTGCTTGCAAATTCAGCGACAAGTGTCGCTGCCTCATCGCTCCCGATTCTGTACATGGCTTCAAGAGCTCGGCGAAGTAAATCGCCCTTAAGGTCAGATGTGACGGAATGCAAAACCATGAATTTAGCGGTTCCGGTTCGCTCGTCCATCAATGCCCGAGCGACTTCCAGGTTCGTCTCCGGATCACCCGATCCGAGCTTACTCAGTCCGGCCATGTCGTCGGTTCTTCGGAATACGACCGCCAGCGCCCGTTGCGTGGCGGTTGTGGATTCAGGGTTGTTCACAAAATTCAGTAAGCTGCCGGGGGATCGTTCGGCGAGCGGCACGAGTCCCATCACAGCCTGGTGCCGCAGCACGGGATCCGCATCGTTGTTGCGAGTCAACAGCTTGATCAGCGGGGCGGCGTCTTCGGCTTTGCCAATCTTCCCGAGTGCAACAGCCGCAAAACCAGCGACTCGTAAATCCGCGACTTTGGTCAGCTCCGCTGCCCGCTCGCGCCATGCAGCTCGCAGATCAGAAGGCAGGACGGCATCGATCGGATGCCGCCGCGCAAGGTCCGCAAATATCTTCAACTGCTGAGTCGTGATTTCTGATTCAGAACTGGAATGCTGCAAAAACGCCGCCGCAACTTTGGTCGCTCGTTCCGCCGACTGAAGTCCGAACTGCCACAATGCCCACATTACGTGGCGGCTTTTTGTGTCGTCCGTTAGCGATTCCGCGGCTTTCAGCAGCAAAGGGAATTCTTCGCGTTTGACGAGTTCAAACTGAGCCATCTGCCGAACGCGTCGATCCGCGTGGTTGAGCAATTCCATCAGTTCTTCGGCTTTGAAATCTGTCAAACCGCTGGCCAGCAGCTTTGTCACGTTCGCGCCAGTGACAGCGCTGATGTGTTCTTTGTCTGCAAAACGGTACAGGCGGCCTTTCCCTTCGCCCGTCCAGCCGTTGACCCAGTCGGTCACGTACAGGCTTCCATCCGGAGCGAAGTCCACGTCCGTCGCCAGAATTGACCAGATGAATTCGTGCGAGTCGGTGATGTCGAAGGTGGCTCCCTTTGGTGTAACCGCAAAGCTGCGAATGCCGCTGTTCCCAGCGGTGCCTCGGAAGTCGGCAAGGAAGAAGTGATCGTTATATCGGTCGGCCAACCCAAGTCCCGGGTAAAATGTGAAGCCTGACGGGCCGTCGCTGATGTTGACGATCGGCGGCAGAATGTAGGCGGGCTGAACGGCCGCGGTTTCGTCGTCGGCCTGATGAGGGTACCACATGCGTTCGCGGTTCCAGGGGCCTCGATCGTCCAGATACTGATAGTACATCCGCCAGCCGCTGTCGCTATCCTGCACGACGTAGACCAAACGAGCCTGGTCGCCACTGTCGGAATTGTTGTCGACGGTGAACAGGTTGCCGTTGTTGTCGAAGGCCAGTTCCTGAGAATTTCGCAATCCGTAGGCGAAGACTTCCAGGTTCGTTCCGTCCAAATCACAACGGAACACAGCGCCGCTGTCCGGTCGCTTTAACCGAGTTCCCTCTTTGGTGATCACGTTGTAGCCACGGTCGCCGATGCTGAAATATAAACGTCCGTCCGGGCCAACGACCAGGCCGTGCATGTCGTGGCCTCGAAACGCGACTCGCACGCCGTACCCGTGATGCAACGCTTCGTGGCGATCCGCCTTGCCGTCACCATCTGTGTCCTGCATCTTCCACAGCTTCGGGATGCAGGTGTAGTACACGTTGCCATCAAGTTCCAACACACCCGCGCCGGTGCCGTCCAGAATGTTGTTGAAGCCCTGAGCGAACACCTTTGAACTATCCAGGGTTCCGTCGCCATTGGTGTCTTCCAGCAGACGAATGCGATCGTGTTCTGTGGCATATTTTTCAACTTCGTGACCCAGATACTTCTTGAACATCGCCAGCCGCTCTTCGACAGTTTCCAGCCGCAGATCGTTGTGCAGCCAGTCCATGTGGTTGCGGTTATCCTCGACGCCGATTTCCTGACGAAACGTTTCGCACACGAAGACTCGCCCGTCGTTCGCCACGTAAAACGCAACAGGATTTGCGATGTTCGGTTCGGCGGCCAGCAAACGGCCCTGGATGCCATCGGGCAGCACGAAGCCTTCCAACGCCAGTTCGGCGTCTTTGGAAGCTTCCGCAACTTTCGGTTGGTATTCGTCTGCCCGGCACAGAAGAGGCAGGCAACAGAAGAGTGCGGCGGTGAGAATTCGAATCATGGGCTGAGTTTGACGCTGGAGGTGGCAGATCTGATGTTCGACCCGGGGCGGCTTTTGGCGCAAGACTGCCGAAATTGTGACGTGATCCGTGTGTGAAACAATTGGTTTGACGACCTGCGGCCTGATTTCCTGGAACTCGGCCACACATTTCGCCGCTGCCGTACTGAAAACCGCCCAGCAGAAGCGCCGCTACCAGAGCGCCAGCGTACGGCACGCCGGGGCGCGAAAGTTGCACCACGCGAAGTGTTCGACATCGCAGGCAATCTGCGGAAACTGAGAATCCACGACGCCGCTGTCAGCCAGCACGGTTGCTAATGCGACGCGAGCGTGCTCGACAGCGCTAACGTCAATGTCGGTGGACTTCAGCAACAGCAATTGCGGCACGCGACAACACACGGCGATCCACGCTGCGAGAGAATCACTCGTGACGTCCCACGATTGCGGCAAAGCGGCGTGAATGAGTTCCAGTTCCGCCACGATGTTCGTTGGGTGCAGTATAGCAACAGTGTCCGGCGAGGAGTCATGCGTGCTTCGCCATTCCGCCAGAGAATTGACCAGCACAAGACGGTCATGCAGCGAAGCCAGCAACTTCGCATTCAGCGACATCGATTCGATAGCCAGCGTATGAGCCACACTGTCGGACAGACCGAATTGCCGATCCCACCGGCGCACCAAATCGGCCGCTTCACCACCGCCGACAAGCACGGCCACGTTCAGGAGTTCTTCGCGATCGACCAATGCCAGCAAACGGTCGACGACGCTGCCACGATTAGAACCAGCACATTGAGCGCCGTCCGAATGGTCGCTCTGCAGCAAACTGCCTCCCAGCTTAATAAGACTGCATGCGGAACGTTGGCTGGCGGCTGACAACGGCGGCGACTTTCTGAAAACGCTCACTGTATTTGCTAACAGTATTCGCTGACGCCATCGGCAGAAATCACTAACAGCCGGCTGGTAAGCGGGTGGTGCATCGCCTGAAAGTCGTAAGCCACCTGCCGTTGAATTTCTCCAATCAGCTTCGGGTGGTTCAGCGAGATCGCCACAAAGAAATCGCGGTTCGGAACGCCGACCACAAGTTCGGCTCCCAAAACCTGACGCAGCCGACCGTGCAGTTCGCCGCCCAGAAGTCTGACGGTGTTGTAGGCGTGCGGCGTAACGGGGACCAGCATCCTTGGATCGTCGTCTTCGCCAACAAGAGTCACTTCCAGCGGGTGGTCTTCTGCAAACCGCGCCAGATTATCCATCGCCAGTGATTGCAGATCTTCGGCGGTGACGTCCCATGTCTTCAACATGGCCTTGTGGACAAAGCGATACGTGTCGTCTTCGTCCACCACGAACATGATGCTTAAACCTGCCACCCAGGGAACTCGCACAAATTCCTGCAACGATGATTCCGCTTCGGATTCCGGATACAGCATCGGCATGATGCGGTCGGCCACGGCGTCCAGAGCAGGCATCAACTGTTCCGGCCCCCATTCCTGAAGCCTCACAACGGTGGTAATGCCGGGCAGCACAATCTGCTTCAGGCGATCGGGTGCCTGAAGGTAAGAACGGTAGAAGTTCGTCAGATGAATTTCTGATTCGTTGATGCGTATGCCAAAGTTGCCAGCCGGAGTGACTTCCAACAGAGGGAAGTGTTTACGAGCCAGGCCAACAACCTCGCGGCGGAATAACTCCGGTGGGCGAGCCAATTCTTCGGCAAAGCAAATTGACGACAGCACGTGGTTGCAGACGTTCACCGTTTCGACGTCCAGTGCGCGTCCCTGTTGTGACTGCAGACTGGCCACCATGATAATTTGCTGGTACTCAATCACCCACAATCGCCATTCGTAGCTGTTTCGCTTTTGAAACAACCGGCGCCACCATGAACCATTGGCTTTGATGGACTGTCCGGTCCACGACCGATTGGTCGCATCGATCGGAAGGGAACCGGCGGAGCTGCTTTTGATCACTCTGGGAAACAAAGTCGCCGGGCTAAACGACGCGGCGTCTGTGTTGGGCTGATCTTCTTCTACCCACGCGGCGTACAGGGTGAGCGACCATGGCAGCGATGCCGCATCAACCGCGTTCTTTTTTGATCCAAGCGGTGCGGTAGACTCATCCTGATCTCGGGCGGGGCCTGCGTCTGTGGTTGCAGCAGACGCCATGCGCGGCGTGATTTCGAAAAACGCTTCGGTCTGCTGCAGGTTCAGCATCGCGGGCACCTGCAACGTGAACCAATTCGCGGGCCCTCGAAATTCCGAGAAACCGCTCATAGGATCAGGAGGCGAATCAGATTCCTCAGACATAGCAGATTCAAAGCGACGTAAATGGAAAAGGACTTGAGATAGTGTAGGGACGTCGACAAGCAGGATGAAGTCAGAATCTGAAAGCGAGGTTCGAACGGTTCGGTGCTGCGAAGAACGCGCCAGATTCTTCGCTTGTGAAATTGCCCGCAGCGTGCTTTTCCTGCCCAATCGACCCTCTTCACGCTCCCGCCTGCTCACTCGCCGCTTTTCCCGCCTCGTCGCTTGAAGAATGAGGAAAAAAACGCGATGCTTCGCGGTTGGCCGGGGCCACAAAGCGGAGCTTTTCCTTCGATTTGTCGTCGTTCCGCCGTTTCTGAAAGTACGACCGTGGTTGAGACGCGTTGTCTGTAGCCCGAATTTCGTGTGTCGGTTTTGAATTAAGAAGGCAATTTTGATGTCAATGTACGTTGGTGAATCGCTTGTTGGTGAAGGAAACGAAGTCGCTCATATCGACCTGCTGATCGGCGACAAAAGTGGACCTGTCGGATCAGCGTTCGCAAACGCTCTGGCCGACCAGAAAATGGGGCACAGCAACCTTCTGGCTGGTACGCCAAACCTTGCCGTAAAGCCATCCACCGTGATGATCACGAAAGTGACGATCAAAGGTGCCAAGCAGGCTGTGCAGATGTTCGGCCCAGCTCAAAAAGCCGTTGCCAATGCCGTCGCTGACTGCGTTAAGTCTGGCGCGATTCCTAAAGATCAGGCCGATAACCTGTGCATCGTTTGCGGCGTTTTCATTCACTGGGATGCGTCTGACGACAAAAAGATCTACGAATACAACTACGAAGCCACAAAGCAGGCGATCGAACGAGCCATGAAGAACGAGCCATCAATCGACGATGTCCTCGCTCAACGAGACACTGCTGATCACCCCTTCTACGCAGGCTAGCCGGGATGCCCCGGCGGGCGATTGGCGTGGCAGGCGTGTGACGGTTGGAAAACCGTTGCGCCGGCGGTGCTCACGTTGTTCGCTGGCGGTGGTGTGACGTTCGAAACGTCGAAGCAATTGCACGATTAGAAGCCCGGCTTCTCAAACAAGCCGGGCTTCTTCGTGCGCCGGGATGCCCCGGCGGGCGGTTGGCGTGGCAGGCGGGTGACGGTTGGAAGACTGAAGCGCCGGCGGTGCTCACGTTGTTCGCTGGCGGTGTTGTGACGTTCGAAACGTCGAAGCAATTACACGATCAGGAGCCCGGCTTCTCAAACAAGCCGGGCTTCTTCGTGCGCCGGGATGCCCCGGCGGGCGGTTGGCGTGGCAGGCGGGTGACGGTCGAAGACAGTTGCGCCGGCGGTGCTCACGTTGTTCGCTGGAGGTGTTGATCAAGTTCGCCAAACTGGACTATTCGCGAACCGCCTCGGCTGCCCTGAGAACTCGCATGACGTTGGTTCCCATCAGCTTGTGAATGTCGGCCGCTGAATGACCGCGGTTGAGTAGTTCCTGAGTAATCAGCGGGTACGTGGAGACGTCTTCCAGTTGATCAGGCAACCTGGGCACACCGTCGAAGTCGGAACCGATGCCGACGTGGTCGATACCTGCGACATTGATGATGTGTTCGATGTGGTCAACAACGTCGTGAATGCTGCCGGGATGAGTGTCGTCTTTTTCGAGTTGCTTTGTGGGGATCACAAACTTCGAATAGAAATTCACCATCACCACTCCACCGTTGTCCGGCATCATTTTCAGGATGTCGTCCGGCACGTTGCGAGGGTGTTTATTGAGAGCTCGAGCAGAAGAATGTGAAAAGATCACGGGCGCTTTGGTGACGGCCAGTGATTTCCTCATGCATTCGGCCGACACGTGAGACAGATCGATCAGCATGCCAACGCGATTCATTTCTGCGATGACCGCTTCGCCGAATTCAGACAGTCCGCCGCAGCGAGGTTCGTCGGTCGCGGAGTCGGCCCATTCCAGCGACTTGGAATGCGTGAGCGTCATATATCGGCAGCCACGATCGTATAGCCGCTTGATATTGTCCAGCGAATTTTCGATAGAGTAGCCGCCTTCGATCCCCATCATGCTGGCGATTTTTCCGGACTTCACAATGCGTTCGACATCGTCCGGTGTTGACGCCATTTCGAAGACGTCCGAATAGCGTTTGACCATGTTTTCGACGAGGTCGATTTGCTGGGTGGTTTGCAGCAGTGCTGTGCCAGCTTTGTCCGTTTCGGCGGGCACATACACCGACCAAAACTGAGCCTTCACGCCGCCTTTGCGAAGACGGTCGATGTCTGTGTGTAGCTTGGGCTGAGCTTTGCGGATGTCGAAGACATCAAACGAGGAACTCCCGATTTCCCTCATCTGCCACGGCAAATCGTTGTGCCCGTCAAACAGCATGCCGGCGGAATGCACTTCGCGACCATGTTCCGTCAGGACTACCGGCGAACGCTGCTTGTCTTCTGCAAAGACAGTCGTCGCCAACAACGGCAGCATCAGAAACAAAGGAGATCGCAACATGGGAACATCCAGAATGGGGATGAGGATTTAAGTTTAAGAAGCGTCGCCGTCAGACGAAGATGCAGCCTCGCTCCGGTTACTCTTGCTCAGTCGCTTCTTCGCCTGCGTTCTCTTCCAGGTCCTGCCCCTCCGTTGCATCCTCGTCAGCTTCATTGCTGTCGGCTGCGGCGTCTCCGGCCGACGGCAGATCACCAAGTCGACTGGGGTAGTCGGGCACGTCTGAAGGCAGATAGTCGTGAGTCAGCCAGCGGACCAGCAGGTTCAGGTCTTCGTCCGTGAGTTGCTGCGGTGGATAAGCCGGCATTTCATTCTTTGCACCGTAGTGGCGAGGCGCTCCGGGGTTGCGAATGAAGTCGGTCAACCATTTGGCCGAACCATATTTCGCCATCGTGGGATAGCCATCAGCGTCATCATCAGAGACGGCCACGAAGTCTTCACCAATCGTTGTGTGGCAATCGGCGCACGACGTGCCTTCCAGGTCTCCGGCCCATGCGCCTTCAGTAGCGACAGCTCGACCTTTCGCGGCCAATTGTTCATTGGCTGCGAGGGCATTCACCCATTCTTCTCGCTCTTTGACATCGGCCGGTATGTAGCCGGGATTCGCTTCCGAATAGAGGAACTCCACCAGCGCGTCCAGGTTTTCGGAGTTCTCGTCCGACAGCAGCGATTCCGGATAGCCCGACCAGTCGGCCATTTCAGATTCGTCCGGATTCAGATACGTGACGTCTTCGCCAGCTTCTTCCTTCGCCTTCGCGTCCTTGAACCAGCCCGCATTTTTCAGCGGTGACAGATGAGCCGCATAGTCGACTACAATGGAACGCATCCATTCGCGACTGCCGAAGTTACCGAGATCAGACGCCGTCGGTGGTGCAACTTTTTTCTTTTCTGTAACCAGCATGCCACGGCCATCGTGACCGTTGTAGCGATGGCAACTGGAACAATGCTTCGCGAACAGTCGCGGCCCCTGAGTAAACGGATCGCGCCGCAGCATCCCGACCGCTCCATCCACAGGAATGCGGTCCGGTCCCGATGCGAGTTCCACCGCTCGCCCGCCATCTCGGTGAGCTTCGGCTAGAGCCGCCTGGTGGTCGATGTCGTTTCTGTCTTCGATGAACGCCATGGCAGTGAGGACCACGATTGCCGCGCCGAGTAGCCAGATGAACGCTTTATTCAGTGTATGTCCGAACTCACCCAAAAACTTGTGCGTGAGCGGCATCAATGCGATCACGCCCATGATCACACCGGGCAACACGATGGCTCCCCAGACAAGGCCGATGGATTCCACCGCGTGAAATCGCAGAAAGCGAAACAGAAACAGGAAGTACCATTCCGGGCGAGCCGCGTCGAACTTCACCGCCGCGTCAGCGGGCGCGCTAAGTTCAGCTCCTTTGAAGATGGCAAACAGTAGTACAACAGCCAGAACAGCGAGGCACGCAATGGCGTCCTTCAAAACCTGATCAGGCCAAAACGAAGTTTCGGGTGCGTGGTTTTCGTCGTGGACGGTGAGGCCGTGCCGACGGAAGCAGTAAATGTGCAACGCCAGAAACGCCACCAGCAGCGCGGGAAGTATTCCTGCATGCATGGCGAAAAAGCGAGTCAGCGTCATGTGCCCGTATTGATTGCCGCCCTGAGCCAGCGTTTGCACTTCGGCTCCCGCCACCGGCGTGAGACTCATAATATTGGTCGTCACCTGAGTCGCATAGTAGCCCTTCTGGTCCCACGGCAGCAGGTACCCGGTCAGTGACAGACCGAGCACGATCATCATCAGTACCATGCCAAGCCAGAAATTGATTTCTCGCGGCGCCTTGTACGCTCCGTCGATGATCACCTGCACCAGGTGAATGGCCATCAGCACGACCATCGCCTGAGCCGCAAAGTGATGCACGCCGCGGATGAGATAGCCCAGCGTCATTTCGTTTTGAATGTAATAAACACTTTCCCAGGCGGTGCGAGTGCTGGGGCTATACGCCGACCACAGCATGAATCCGGTAATCACCTGCAGAACGAATGTGAAGACCAGCGTACTGCCCCAGACGTATCGCCAGCGAGCCCCGCCGGGCACTCGTTCGTACAAAGCTTCGTGCATCAAAGACTTGTAGCCGGTACGGTTATCAAGCCATGCCATCAGAGCGTTCATTGCCATTCAATCCAGTATGTCGTCGCCAGTGGGCTGAAAGTGTGGTGGTTCAAACTGCGTCGTCGCGTGCTAAACAGGAATCTTCTGTTCTGTCGCACCGCGAAAGTTCTGAAACTTCAGCCAAAGTTCCTTGCCGTCTTTGCCAGGCTCGCCGTCTGTTGCCGTGATGATTTCCAGTTCGTCCATGTTGCGTGGAGGAACTTCGTTTGTCTTCGTGCCGTCAAGGTCGAAGGAGCTTGTGTGACACGGGCAGAAAAAGTCGTCGTCGCTGCGGCGGTAATTCACAGAGCAGCCCAGGTGTGGGCAGATCGAATTGAACGCGATCACGGAACCGTCCGGCTGTTTCCGTAGCCAGACACTGCCAACAGGAACGTCTTTGAACCGATTCCAGGCATCATCGAGCGTCGACTTCACCGTGACGGCAACCGGCGTACCGTCGTCTGGTAGCGAATCTGTGGTAGCGTCGAGCTTGATGAAACCGTCCAGTGCACCGCCGCCTGCCGCTCCGCCAGACTTTTTCCGTCGCAGAATGGGATCGAGGTAGAAGGCGCCCGCCAGAAACGACGGTATGGCCACGATTACGAAGCTTAAAAAGCCAGTCAAGACACTCACCAATGCGTTGCGGCGAGATTCCGAGCCTGACGACAGCTCGGCGTCTGAGGGCGTTTCTGCAGGCGCAGAAGTATCGGGGCTGTTTGTATCGCCCATGGTTTAGTTCTCTGAGCTTTAGGTAGGATTGAACGAACCAGTTGGTCGTCGCAAAACCGCTTCTGTAAACAGTTGGCTTAACATTCAGGATTGTGAACGGGATCGCAATTGCGACTGACTTGTCGCCAGCGATTGACCTTGCGGCACGCTCACAGCTGATGTTTTCGCGTCTGTTCCGTTAGGTAGGAATTGTTGACTGGTTC
This DNA window, taken from Fuerstiella marisgermanici, encodes the following:
- a CDS encoding polyprenyl synthetase family protein, coding for MNASTLSASDLKKQLLEHLQGDLQAVNEVMRRKLETRSSFVSDVTQHVSRFQGKQIRPMLLLLTSRMISGRADRNAAMLAASVEMIHLATLVHDDVIDEAETRRHVTTVHRRWNTETSVLLGDYLFSKSFHLAASTGDAEACRLIGLATDRTCEGELNQSAIRVDGSTTETDYFRIIRDKTGQLFGLSCLLGARTADGNTAQQKAARRFGMRLGMAFQIADDVLDLTQTTAETGKDAGNDLQNGRLTLPLLRACQLASPETLFRNGANDRESLCEVEAVQEGIRSALETAEDLVTKSIRDLTHFPASADRSFLELIATFAVQRRS
- the moaC gene encoding cyclic pyranopterin monophosphate synthase MoaC, coding for MTSLTHFDDDGASRMVDVSAKPVSDRMAKAEATVFMRPETLRIIRQKEISKGDVLEVARLAGIMATKRTDELIPLCHSLGLDSASIEFSFLDEKSLHIKSTVRVAGKTGVEMEALTAVSVAALTVYDMCKAIDRAIEISHVRLLEKSGGKSGHFIRHN
- a CDS encoding PVC-type heme-binding CxxCH protein, with amino-acid sequence MIRILTAALFCCLPLLCRADEYQPKVAEASKDAELALEGFVLPDGIQGRLLAAEPNIANPVAFYVANDGRVFVCETFRQEIGVEDNRNHMDWLHNDLRLETVEERLAMFKKYLGHEVEKYATEHDRIRLLEDTNGDGTLDSSKVFAQGFNNILDGTGAGVLELDGNVYYTCIPKLWKMQDTDGDGKADRHEALHHGYGVRVAFRGHDMHGLVVGPDGRLYFSIGDRGYNVITKEGTRLKRPDSGAVFRCDLDGTNLEVFAYGLRNSQELAFDNNGNLFTVDNNSDSGDQARLVYVVQDSDSGWRMYYQYLDDRGPWNRERMWYPHQADDETAAVQPAYILPPIVNISDGPSGFTFYPGLGLADRYNDHFFLADFRGTAGNSGIRSFAVTPKGATFDITDSHEFIWSILATDVDFAPDGSLYVTDWVNGWTGEGKGRLYRFADKEHISAVTGANVTKLLASGLTDFKAEELMELLNHADRRVRQMAQFELVKREEFPLLLKAAESLTDDTKSRHVMWALWQFGLQSAERATKVAAAFLQHSSSESEITTQQLKIFADLARRHPIDAVLPSDLRAAWRERAAELTKVADLRVAGFAAVALGKIGKAEDAAPLIKLLTRNNDADPVLRHQAVMGLVPLAERSPGSLLNFVNNPESTTATQRALAVVFRRTDDMAGLSKLGSGDPETNLEVARALMDERTGTAKFMVLHSVTSDLKGDLLRRALEAMYRIGSDEAATLVAEFASNGTTDDSMRAVAAEMLKTWNNPQQTDTVNGRWRPLPQREVSGLDEVVRPHLAGMLAGPKEVRQTAIEVAAMLGLKDVIPTLKEMLADDAAEENTRVAAFKALANLEADIDSLLNKGRGDMSEAIRVASLELLAERRPEDAVPALKSTLDVGSVKAKQTALRLLGQINTPATAEVLASAFDAYNKNMLPKAVALDLLQASEAVGSDKLTKLVNNFRMDQKMIGTKVAEWNECLEGGNAERGRTVFFGRAAASCRRCHKVNGEGADVGPDLSAVAKDKDRTYLLEAIVDPNAKIAKGFETTIIVDINGRIHSGIIKEETADVVKLMTPKGAIITVATDDIDERAKGQSGMPSDITKALSREDVRDLVEFMAGLKTAKDGSHGKEGE
- a CDS encoding DUF1444 family protein; the protein is MSEESDSPPDPMSGFSEFRGPANWFTLQVPAMLNLQQTEAFFEITPRMASAATTDAGPARDQDESTAPLGSKKNAVDAASLPWSLTLYAAWVEEDQPNTDAASFSPATLFPRVIKSSSAGSLPIDATNRSWTGQSIKANGSWWRRLFQKRNSYEWRLWVIEYQQIIMVASLQSQQGRALDVETVNVCNHVLSSICFAEELARPPELFRREVVGLARKHFPLLEVTPAGNFGIRINESEIHLTNFYRSYLQAPDRLKQIVLPGITTVVRLQEWGPEQLMPALDAVADRIMPMLYPESEAESSLQEFVRVPWVAGLSIMFVVDEDDTYRFVHKAMLKTWDVTAEDLQSLAMDNLARFAEDHPLEVTLVGEDDDPRMLVPVTPHAYNTVRLLGGELHGRLRQVLGAELVVGVPNRDFFVAISLNHPKLIGEIQRQVAYDFQAMHHPLTSRLLVISADGVSEYC
- the fae gene encoding formaldehyde-activating enzyme, with protein sequence MSMYVGESLVGEGNEVAHIDLLIGDKSGPVGSAFANALADQKMGHSNLLAGTPNLAVKPSTVMITKVTIKGAKQAVQMFGPAQKAVANAVADCVKSGAIPKDQADNLCIVCGVFIHWDASDDKKIYEYNYEATKQAIERAMKNEPSIDDVLAQRDTADHPFYAG
- a CDS encoding dipeptidase; its protein translation is MLRSPLFLMLPLLATTVFAEDKQRSPVVLTEHGREVHSAGMLFDGHNDLPWQMREIGSSSFDVFDIRKAQPKLHTDIDRLRKGGVKAQFWSVYVPAETDKAGTALLQTTQQIDLVENMVKRYSDVFEMASTPDDVERIVKSGKIASMMGIEGGYSIENSLDNIKRLYDRGCRYMTLTHSKSLEWADSATDEPRCGGLSEFGEAVIAEMNRVGMLIDLSHVSAECMRKSLAVTKAPVIFSHSSARALNKHPRNVPDDILKMMPDNGGVVMVNFYSKFVIPTKQLEKDDTHPGSIHDVVDHIEHIINVAGIDHVGIGSDFDGVPRLPDQLEDVSTYPLITQELLNRGHSAADIHKLMGTNVMRVLRAAEAVRE